One genomic segment of Corynebacterium durum includes these proteins:
- a CDS encoding anti-sigma factor, giving the protein MTRDDAFTDAIRTEPELQAAGDALADLPSPVPVSPALKNSVLAAVAETPQDNVTTIASRRRPTPRFLTIAAACLAIASVGIGATVLWSGSKEESGGNGASISAEQAGTREMHAIMGAFDVRSADMDAKGANLSIVVSDSMGKGGAMVDGQPVVDAGMGAQVWAVGQDGTMRSAGVIGPEPHSDVWMPLPANIEKVMVTEEPMAGSHQPTGRVLAETPL; this is encoded by the coding sequence ATGACCCGCGATGATGCCTTCACCGACGCGATCCGCACCGAACCCGAGTTGCAGGCAGCTGGCGACGCCCTCGCTGACCTCCCATCCCCCGTCCCCGTCTCCCCCGCGCTGAAAAACTCCGTGCTGGCAGCCGTCGCCGAGACTCCCCAGGACAATGTAACCACTATTGCTTCTCGACGCCGCCCCACCCCCCGCTTCCTCACCATCGCCGCCGCGTGCCTCGCCATCGCGAGTGTGGGCATTGGTGCCACCGTGCTGTGGTCGGGCAGCAAAGAGGAGAGCGGGGGAAACGGGGCGTCGATAAGCGCCGAACAGGCCGGAACCCGGGAAATGCACGCCATCATGGGTGCCTTCGATGTGCGCAGCGCCGACATGGATGCCAAGGGGGCAAACCTGTCCATTGTGGTGTCCGATTCGATGGGCAAAGGCGGCGCCATGGTGGACGGGCAACCGGTGGTTGATGCTGGAATGGGTGCGCAAGTATGGGCCGTTGGTCAGGACGGCACCATGCGTTCCGCAGGCGTGATCGGACCGGAACCACACAGCGACGTATGGATGCCGCTGCCTGCCAACATTGAAAAAGTGATGGTTACTGAGGAGCCGATGGCCGGCAGTCATCAACCTACCGGTCGTGTTCTAGCGGAAACCCCGCTGTAG
- a CDS encoding sigma-70 family RNA polymerase sigma factor, translating to MDIGASPQSSQWCDALLEQVARGDQHAFEQLFDHLAPQALGLATRIIHDHAQAEEVVQEVFVEVWRKAPQFDATLGGARSWVLRLTRMRSIDRLRSFIASHDREEKDATQRAAGWSLSVEEEAVSAVENAELRRIVDDIGEPHTTAIVLAFFAGLTHSELAEATGVPLGTAKTRVRDGLRKLKTLLDGKGVTHYDPR from the coding sequence GTGGATATTGGAGCATCGCCACAGTCCTCGCAGTGGTGCGACGCGCTGTTAGAGCAGGTGGCGCGGGGTGATCAGCATGCCTTCGAGCAGCTTTTTGATCACCTCGCACCCCAAGCCTTGGGCCTGGCAACCCGCATTATTCATGACCACGCCCAAGCGGAAGAAGTGGTCCAGGAAGTTTTTGTGGAAGTGTGGCGCAAAGCCCCGCAGTTTGATGCCACTCTGGGTGGCGCACGCTCGTGGGTGCTTCGCCTGACCCGCATGCGCAGCATTGATCGGCTGCGCTCTTTTATTGCCTCCCATGATCGTGAGGAGAAGGACGCGACACAACGGGCAGCCGGTTGGTCCTTGTCTGTTGAGGAGGAAGCCGTATCCGCTGTGGAGAATGCAGAGCTCCGCCGGATTGTCGATGACATTGGCGAACCTCACACAACCGCCATTGTGCTGGCTTTTTTCGCAGGTCTGACGCATAGTGAACTTGCCGAAGCCACTGGCGTTCCCCTAGGCACAGCAAAGACCCGCGTGCGCGACGGCCTGCGCAAACTCAAAACGCTCTTAGATGGAAAGGGAGTGACGCACTATGACCCGCGATGA
- a CDS encoding cytochrome c biogenesis protein CcdA — protein sequence MWELAAIGLIGGVVTGISPCILPVLPVVLAVTTGERARPFRVVAGIALSFSAITLLGTVVLGALGLPTGILRWVGITLLVLVGLGMIVPQLGHLVDKPFEYLPRPVFLQNKARGRGGFVVGMALGAVYVPCAGPVLAAVTVAGATGDIGWSTVVLTVAFALGASAPLLVFALAGNKIGERIDAAQKNRTIMRGAAGSVVLVLALALAIDAPARIQRALPDWTASAQRSLGDNSQVQEALGAVRNGASTSGGGSLDSCRDADPGELHDCGVAPAFAGLSGWLNTDEPVDPTKQVTLVDFWAYACINCQRANQHVTALYDTYRDYGLQVVGLHAPEYGFEHEAANVQAATKEQNIHYPVAQDNDFATWKNYNNRYWPAHYLIDSHGKVRQIHEGEGAYADTEKLVRTLLKEANPDVELPDPIETSGADGGRAAEGTEGHRNPETYLGTARARYYANPGSKYVTGVQTFEEVEKPDRYFYTLGGTWNLKSDSITPAASEGASLTLNFRAAVVQLVASGHGVLKVTYPDGSTKDIPVPDVPGSIDLIRGDSAQEGLLNVSVPEGVEMYSMTFG from the coding sequence ATGTGGGAGTTAGCAGCAATTGGCCTGATCGGAGGTGTGGTCACCGGTATTTCGCCGTGCATTCTGCCCGTGCTACCGGTTGTGTTGGCCGTGACCACCGGGGAACGTGCCCGTCCCTTCCGCGTTGTCGCGGGCATTGCGCTCAGCTTTTCCGCCATTACCTTGCTGGGCACCGTGGTGCTCGGTGCCCTCGGTTTACCCACAGGTATTCTGCGCTGGGTAGGCATCACCCTGTTGGTGCTGGTAGGGCTCGGCATGATCGTCCCGCAGCTAGGGCACCTTGTAGACAAGCCCTTTGAATACCTTCCCCGGCCTGTGTTCCTGCAGAACAAAGCTCGTGGTCGTGGGGGTTTTGTGGTGGGCATGGCGCTCGGCGCGGTGTATGTTCCCTGCGCCGGACCAGTGCTGGCGGCCGTCACTGTGGCCGGTGCCACTGGTGATATTGGCTGGTCAACCGTGGTGCTCACCGTAGCATTTGCTCTTGGTGCATCCGCGCCATTGCTGGTGTTTGCGCTTGCGGGAAACAAAATCGGTGAGCGCATTGATGCTGCTCAGAAAAACCGCACGATCATGCGCGGTGCCGCAGGGTCTGTGGTGCTGGTTCTGGCATTGGCCTTGGCTATCGACGCCCCGGCGCGCATCCAACGCGCCCTGCCCGACTGGACCGCTAGTGCACAGCGATCCCTCGGGGACAATAGCCAGGTGCAAGAAGCGCTGGGTGCAGTGCGCAACGGGGCGTCGACAAGCGGTGGAGGCAGCCTCGATAGTTGCCGCGATGCCGACCCAGGTGAGCTGCACGATTGTGGTGTTGCCCCAGCGTTTGCGGGACTCAGCGGCTGGTTGAACACGGATGAGCCCGTGGACCCGACGAAACAGGTCACGCTGGTGGATTTCTGGGCCTACGCCTGCATCAACTGTCAGCGCGCCAACCAGCATGTGACCGCCCTGTATGACACCTACCGTGACTACGGGTTGCAGGTGGTTGGTCTGCATGCCCCCGAATACGGTTTTGAACATGAGGCTGCCAACGTGCAGGCTGCGACGAAGGAGCAGAACATTCATTACCCTGTGGCACAGGACAATGACTTTGCCACCTGGAAAAACTACAACAATCGGTACTGGCCTGCGCATTACTTGATTGACAGTCATGGGAAGGTGCGGCAGATTCACGAGGGTGAGGGGGCGTATGCGGATACGGAAAAACTGGTTCGTACGCTGCTGAAAGAAGCCAACCCGGATGTAGAGTTACCCGACCCCATTGAAACATCTGGCGCGGATGGCGGGCGTGCCGCAGAGGGAACGGAAGGGCACCGCAATCCTGAAACCTATCTGGGTACGGCGCGAGCACGGTATTACGCCAACCCCGGCAGTAAGTATGTGACTGGCGTGCAGACTTTTGAGGAAGTCGAGAAGCCGGATCGCTATTTCTATACGCTGGGCGGAACCTGGAATCTGAAGAGCGATTCTATTACCCCGGCTGCGTCCGAGGGTGCTTCGCTGACCTTGAATTTCCGTGCCGCCGTGGTGCAACTGGTGGCCTCGGGGCATGGAGTATTGAAGGTTACCTACCCCGATGGCAGTACCAAGGACATTCCCGTGCCAGATGTTCCGGGCTCGATTGACCTGATTCGTGGCGATTCTGCGCAGGAAGGGCTGCTGAACGTCAGTGTTCCCGAAGGCGTGGAGATGTACTCGATGACCTTTGGGTGA
- a CDS encoding putative glycoside hydrolase: protein MRYRPRLAWIRYGSHDLTDEEIQEAAGKFRVAIIQPWELKAAETLKELDSDVIVLAYQCLSSVRVYEKGPIYSSGISPGQAEQLGSFALNSSRRRIEWAGYPGHFQQEVWKPEYQERWVKTVVKRFEHTPFDGVFADNDVYDDYYNLNFPLYGGEEITTVHAALDQLVRKAGEALRGVDKLLVPNIAEARREKDRWLRHSRYGGGVEECWMGWDNSPETRLNYRAIWQQMRTLRAPGVSVARTPGTGEPGDPNLLLALAAAWVFAPTSDVAVSATAHDGYNAMPWREEARWDLGLPTHPRPLNPAPGVYIRTLDKGIAAVNLSHQSRPLGRHMLEPWSGFMALKPL, encoded by the coding sequence GTGCGTTACCGCCCACGCCTGGCCTGGATCCGCTACGGCAGCCATGACCTGACTGACGAGGAAATACAAGAGGCCGCCGGAAAATTCCGGGTGGCCATCATCCAGCCCTGGGAACTCAAAGCTGCAGAAACGCTCAAGGAACTAGATTCCGACGTGATAGTGCTGGCCTACCAGTGCTTATCCTCAGTGCGGGTCTATGAGAAAGGGCCGATCTACAGTTCCGGTATTTCCCCAGGACAGGCAGAACAACTAGGTTCCTTTGCCCTTAATTCCAGCCGCCGCCGCATCGAATGGGCAGGCTACCCGGGGCATTTCCAACAGGAAGTATGGAAGCCCGAGTACCAGGAACGATGGGTCAAGACGGTGGTGAAACGATTCGAGCACACCCCGTTCGATGGTGTCTTCGCCGACAATGATGTCTACGACGATTACTACAACCTTAACTTCCCGCTCTACGGTGGGGAAGAAATCACCACCGTCCACGCGGCGTTGGACCAGCTGGTGAGGAAAGCCGGGGAGGCATTACGCGGCGTCGATAAGCTGCTGGTGCCCAATATTGCTGAAGCTCGGCGCGAAAAAGATCGCTGGTTGCGGCACAGCAGATACGGCGGTGGCGTGGAGGAATGCTGGATGGGCTGGGACAATTCACCCGAGACGCGTCTTAACTACCGCGCGATCTGGCAGCAAATGCGAACATTGCGAGCACCTGGCGTGAGCGTGGCGCGCACTCCGGGTACGGGCGAGCCTGGTGATCCGAACCTGCTTTTGGCGTTGGCGGCTGCCTGGGTTTTCGCGCCAACCTCGGATGTTGCGGTATCTGCAACGGCGCACGACGGATACAACGCCATGCCGTGGCGAGAGGAAGCTCGCTGGGATCTGGGATTGCCGACCCATCCACGACCGTTGAATCCCGCGCCGGGCGTATATATTCGCACCTTGGATAAGGGAATTGCGGCGGTGAACCTGTCGCATCAGAGCAGGCCACTGGGGCGTCACATGCTGGAGCCGTGGAGCGGATTCATGGCATTGAAGCCGCTGTAG
- the pelF gene encoding GT4 family glycosyltransferase PelF, with the protein MVKTRRPNENFELEEVDVAIVAESTYPFLKGGVSAVVHDIITNNPELTFGIIHIAWDSESPTEYLYDVPGNVLWVDMIYLSMAETSVALQKLFDSTAELNGHSPNEVAKKLMYALDQVTRDNPQPLWDLYDEAVNPLTRSYRLWPVFPTKAMMQQSIKMVGNAEDMSVGTLFWQLRDFFSLAFAITDRVQPPAKVYHAHTTGYASVIAACGARQHNGSFLLTEHNLYVRDTVNTLLDRRMDLPITRTSHLELPKNTVEYFWTRWWVEMGAWLYPSADHITYLYPLAITEAEALGGIPSKSEVLPNGMEWDDFSYGRLRRREALDDIVSGRKQNWRFACIARVVPIKGIIELIDSVAHLVRMGYTNFTVDVLGPTDHIPEYYRRCVAYAEKIGVSDRVVFRGTVKVREVIHDYDALVLASFNEGQPIVVLESMACGLPVVGTNVGGMDQVVRDPLPDLDGGEVGPCGILVEPGDSEGLAKGIATLMGSGEAYREWYENALVRLQGTFLMPVVMSRYNAIYRRLGAASTPASLPNADLARGEDDIREGGFLRRPKGSQLFGWGTTRNPETVRTGQLMGGYFRRQK; encoded by the coding sequence ATGGTAAAAACCCGCCGCCCCAACGAAAATTTCGAGTTGGAGGAAGTGGACGTAGCCATCGTCGCCGAATCAACCTACCCGTTCCTTAAGGGGGGTGTGTCGGCGGTGGTTCACGACATCATCACGAACAATCCTGAGCTGACGTTCGGCATCATCCACATCGCGTGGGACTCCGAATCCCCCACCGAATACCTCTATGACGTGCCGGGCAACGTGCTGTGGGTGGACATGATCTACCTCTCCATGGCTGAAACCAGCGTGGCATTGCAGAAGCTTTTCGATTCCACTGCAGAACTTAACGGCCACAGCCCCAATGAAGTGGCCAAGAAGCTCATGTACGCGCTTGACCAGGTTACTCGTGATAATCCGCAGCCTTTGTGGGATTTGTACGATGAAGCCGTCAACCCCCTGACCCGTTCGTACCGGCTGTGGCCGGTGTTCCCCACCAAAGCCATGATGCAGCAGTCCATCAAGATGGTGGGCAACGCCGAGGACATGTCTGTGGGCACGCTGTTCTGGCAGCTCCGTGACTTTTTCAGCCTTGCGTTCGCCATTACGGACCGCGTACAACCCCCGGCGAAGGTGTACCACGCCCACACCACCGGCTACGCCTCCGTCATTGCCGCCTGTGGTGCTCGGCAGCATAACGGCAGTTTCCTGCTCACGGAACACAACTTGTATGTGCGTGACACGGTGAACACTCTGCTGGACCGCCGCATGGACCTTCCCATTACCCGCACCAGCCACCTGGAGCTCCCGAAGAACACGGTGGAGTACTTCTGGACACGATGGTGGGTTGAAATGGGTGCCTGGCTGTACCCATCAGCCGACCACATCACCTACCTCTATCCCCTGGCCATCACAGAGGCAGAGGCCCTGGGTGGTATTCCGAGCAAATCCGAGGTGTTGCCTAACGGCATGGAGTGGGACGATTTTTCCTATGGGCGCCTCCGCCGTCGTGAAGCACTGGACGACATCGTCAGTGGTCGGAAGCAAAATTGGCGTTTCGCCTGCATCGCCCGCGTGGTGCCCATTAAAGGCATCATTGAACTTATTGATTCGGTCGCGCACCTCGTGCGCATGGGATACACCAACTTCACTGTTGACGTGCTGGGTCCCACCGACCACATTCCCGAGTACTACCGCCGCTGCGTGGCCTACGCAGAGAAAATCGGCGTGAGCGACCGCGTGGTCTTCCGCGGCACGGTGAAGGTGCGCGAAGTCATCCACGATTACGACGCCCTCGTCCTGGCCAGCTTCAACGAAGGTCAACCAATCGTGGTGCTGGAATCCATGGCCTGCGGCCTGCCCGTGGTGGGCACCAACGTTGGCGGCATGGACCAGGTTGTGCGCGACCCACTGCCTGACCTCGACGGCGGTGAAGTCGGCCCCTGCGGCATCCTCGTGGAACCCGGCGATTCTGAAGGCTTGGCCAAAGGCATCGCAACCCTCATGGGGTCCGGCGAAGCCTACCGCGAGTGGTACGAGAACGCCCTTGTGCGCCTGCAAGGCACCTTCCTCATGCCCGTGGTGATGAGCCGCTACAACGCCATTTATCGACGCCTCGGTGCCGCCTCCACGCCCGCAAGCTTGCCGAATGCAGACCTCGCGCGAGGTGAAGACGATATCCGCGAAGGTGGTTTCCTTCGCCGTCCGAAGGGCAGCCAACTCTTTGGTTGGGGTACCACGCGCAACCCCGAAACGGTGCGTACCGGCCAGCTTATGGGAGGATATTTCCGTAGACAAAAATAG
- a CDS encoding succinic semialdehyde dehydrogenase, which yields MSSSDIISVYSPATGEHVGDVPAHTADFTRKAFAAARDAQKQWVSTSLQHRKAVMLRLHDMVLERQSELMDVIQSETGKNRASAFDEVLDVAITARHYAYAAPRMLRTRRKKGALPVLTHTVEEHVPHGVVGIIAPWNYPLTLTASDAIPALLAGNGVVLKPDSLTPLTALKIAELLYESGIPRDLFHVVSGSGGVVGRAITEGCDYLMFTGSTMTGRRLGSIAGERLIGYSAELGGKNPMIVAHDADIERAVQGAISGCFSNSGQLCVSIERIYVHEAIAQEFLERFVAAIEAMRIGPGPEWDVDMGSLISAEHRERVEDMVNDAVTRGATVLAGGRALPDLGEAFYAPTVLTNVAKRSKLYREEVFGPVVYVETVDSISEAIQRANDSEYGLNASVFADPDTAWEIASQLEVGTVNINEGYAATWGSIDAPMGGWKASGVGRRHGDEGLLKYTTTRTVSSQRVMPVSGPGEVARETYTSALKTALKLGKRVLR from the coding sequence ATGAGTTCAAGTGACATCATTTCTGTTTATTCCCCCGCCACTGGCGAGCATGTTGGTGATGTCCCCGCGCACACCGCCGATTTCACCCGCAAAGCATTTGCTGCCGCACGCGATGCCCAAAAACAGTGGGTGTCGACGTCGCTTCAGCACCGGAAGGCGGTGATGTTGCGGCTACATGACATGGTGTTGGAGCGGCAGTCGGAACTCATGGATGTGATTCAGTCGGAGACTGGCAAGAACCGCGCAAGTGCGTTCGATGAAGTGCTGGATGTGGCAATCACCGCGCGTCATTACGCGTATGCCGCGCCGCGCATGCTGCGAACTCGCCGCAAAAAGGGCGCATTACCCGTGCTCACGCACACTGTTGAGGAGCATGTTCCGCATGGCGTGGTGGGGATTATCGCACCGTGGAACTACCCGTTGACACTGACGGCCTCCGATGCGATTCCGGCGTTGCTGGCGGGCAATGGTGTGGTGCTCAAGCCGGATTCGCTTACTCCGCTGACGGCATTGAAGATTGCTGAGCTGTTGTACGAATCGGGCATTCCCCGTGATCTGTTCCATGTGGTGTCGGGGTCGGGCGGCGTGGTGGGACGCGCGATCACTGAGGGATGCGACTATTTGATGTTCACGGGTTCAACGATGACGGGGCGACGCTTGGGCAGCATCGCGGGTGAGCGTCTGATCGGGTATTCGGCGGAATTAGGCGGCAAGAATCCCATGATCGTAGCCCACGACGCGGATATTGAACGCGCTGTTCAGGGTGCTATTTCGGGGTGTTTTTCCAACTCGGGGCAACTGTGTGTATCCATTGAACGCATCTATGTGCATGAGGCGATTGCGCAGGAGTTCCTTGAACGGTTCGTCGCAGCAATAGAGGCGATGCGGATTGGTCCCGGCCCGGAGTGGGACGTGGACATGGGAAGTCTCATTTCCGCCGAGCACCGCGAGCGCGTTGAGGACATGGTTAACGATGCCGTGACTCGTGGCGCCACCGTTCTTGCTGGCGGACGTGCCCTCCCGGACCTCGGCGAAGCCTTCTATGCGCCCACTGTGCTGACGAACGTGGCGAAACGATCGAAGCTATACCGCGAGGAGGTGTTCGGCCCGGTGGTGTACGTGGAGACAGTCGACAGCATCAGCGAGGCCATTCAACGCGCTAACGATTCTGAATATGGCCTGAACGCCAGCGTGTTTGCCGACCCCGACACTGCATGGGAGATTGCTTCGCAGTTGGAGGTGGGCACAGTCAACATCAACGAAGGTTACGCTGCCACCTGGGGAAGTATCGACGCCCCGATGGGTGGCTGGAAGGCATCGGGCGTGGGGCGTCGCCACGGCGACGAGGGCTTATTGAAGTACACGACAACACGCACTGTCTCCTCGCAGCGCGTCATGCCAGTGTCAGGCCCTGGCGAGGTTGCGCGGGAAACCTATACCTCTGCATTGAAGACGGCACTAAAGCTGGGCAAACGTGTGCTGCGCTGA
- the amn gene encoding AMP nucleosidase: MTFTEHNSAEAAVDALITMYDAVVELAEEALGSGNHELYRDVVYPKLIVDVKQWRPIDRTEPYGYVDHAGRYSAVLSRPRMMRAYLMDMLTRLVTNYPCDIYTCYSDIQIPPVFIDGLENTPQNIGGIGGETGGGSGDSAIPQPSLDFVDDGIVDSAWDAFHSDELPLFHFAPHRFDVACKRIEHYTGIPADGVQQFILFTNYAMHTTEFVKYGLAELVKGDTRYTHMLLPNGEKVTANNAATCEYNLDSRYQMPRYDLCTTDGDGITIINIGVGPSNAKTITDCLAVLRPECWAMIGHCAGLDGRMRIGDLILGNAYQRRDHILDDRIGVNIPIPAVPEVQRALEASVHAVYGESQDLMRTGTVLSTDDRNWEWHTPHDLWRILRGSTAVAVDMESAALATNGYRYRIPYGTLLAVSDLPLHNVPKLPAAAQAFYSNSKEAHLMCAVRAMETLAANPEKLHTRKLRRTIGEVPFR; encoded by the coding sequence ATGACGTTCACTGAGCATAACAGCGCCGAAGCCGCAGTTGACGCCCTCATTACCATGTACGATGCGGTGGTTGAGTTGGCCGAGGAGGCGCTGGGCAGCGGGAACCACGAGCTTTACCGCGATGTCGTCTACCCAAAGCTCATTGTTGACGTGAAACAATGGCGGCCCATCGACCGCACCGAACCCTACGGGTATGTTGACCATGCGGGGCGGTACTCGGCGGTGCTCAGCAGGCCGCGAATGATGCGCGCCTACCTCATGGACATGCTCACCCGGCTGGTCACCAACTACCCCTGTGACATCTACACCTGCTACAGCGACATTCAGATCCCGCCCGTGTTCATTGACGGACTGGAAAACACCCCGCAAAATATTGGTGGCATTGGGGGAGAGACGGGAGGTGGCTCGGGGGACTCGGCAATTCCACAGCCCAGCCTAGACTTCGTTGACGACGGCATTGTCGACAGCGCCTGGGACGCCTTTCACAGTGACGAACTGCCGCTTTTCCACTTCGCGCCGCACCGCTTCGATGTGGCCTGCAAACGCATCGAACACTACACCGGCATCCCCGCCGACGGCGTGCAACAATTCATCCTGTTCACCAACTACGCCATGCACACCACAGAATTCGTGAAGTACGGACTGGCCGAACTGGTGAAAGGCGACACCCGCTACACGCATATGCTGCTGCCCAATGGCGAAAAAGTTACTGCCAACAACGCTGCAACCTGCGAGTATAACTTAGATAGCCGCTACCAAATGCCGCGCTACGATCTCTGTACAACCGACGGAGATGGCATCACGATCATCAACATTGGCGTCGGTCCATCCAACGCCAAAACCATCACCGACTGCCTTGCCGTCCTCCGCCCCGAATGCTGGGCGATGATCGGACACTGTGCCGGGCTTGATGGGCGCATGCGCATCGGCGACCTCATCCTCGGCAACGCCTACCAGCGCCGTGATCACATTCTCGACGACCGCATCGGGGTCAACATCCCCATCCCGGCAGTTCCGGAAGTGCAACGCGCCCTCGAAGCCAGCGTTCACGCAGTCTACGGGGAATCCCAAGACCTCATGCGTACTGGTACCGTCCTCTCCACCGACGACCGCAACTGGGAATGGCACACACCCCATGATCTGTGGCGCATCCTCCGCGGCTCCACCGCTGTGGCCGTTGACATGGAAAGCGCCGCGCTGGCCACTAATGGTTACCGCTACCGCATCCCCTACGGGACACTGCTGGCGGTGTCTGACCTGCCACTCCACAACGTACCGAAACTCCCCGCCGCCGCCCAAGCCTTCTACTCCAACTCCAAAGAAGCCCACCTCATGTGCGCCGTTCGCGCAATGGAAACGCTGGCCGCGAACCCCGAGAAACTGCACACCCGCAAGCTTCGGCGCACCATTGGGGAAGTGCCGTTTAGGTAG
- a CDS encoding MFS transporter yields MRHLNERIALCTVLCGFFVVMLDTTIVNVSLPYIGKDLGGTTSSLQWVVDSYTLLFAALLLTSGTACDRLGTRYIYCAGLITFAIFSFSCALSTSMCALIIFRAFQGIGAAMVVPSSLVLIAEMYSDHIKRTKIIGLWGAAGGIAAALGPILGGMLVSAINWNAAFWINIPIIAVLIVLIIGYVPSRQPDNNKRFDLWGQVTSILGLSAITYLVITWGERGWNSLYIAWLIGGIMLVLCFFIIESATPDPMLPLALFKERRFRIALFVGFCLNFSFFGQLFILSLYFQDFLGWSPWLAGLALAPQATSAIIASPLGGRCAAAYGTYPAMLAGLLVGAGGFSSLMFVSPETPYPVVAVLTFCAGFGMAFAMPAATSAAVNASPPAHVGVAGGVINTARQIGSVFGVAALGAFITSGSFLTGFHVAVLIAGGVFALAAAIVLGSMLRPRRPPLDTATFGDGVD; encoded by the coding sequence ATGCGACACCTTAATGAGCGCATAGCACTGTGCACAGTATTATGCGGTTTCTTCGTAGTTATGCTCGACACGACCATTGTCAACGTGTCGCTTCCCTACATCGGCAAGGACCTTGGTGGCACAACCTCGTCTCTACAGTGGGTGGTTGATTCCTATACGCTTTTATTCGCTGCGCTTCTTCTAACATCAGGCACCGCTTGCGATCGCCTGGGGACTCGATACATCTACTGCGCAGGACTGATCACATTCGCGATCTTTTCCTTTTCCTGCGCACTGTCCACATCCATGTGCGCACTGATTATTTTTCGAGCTTTTCAAGGCATTGGGGCAGCAATGGTCGTTCCGAGCTCGCTTGTTTTGATTGCAGAAATGTACTCTGACCATATAAAACGCACGAAGATAATCGGTTTGTGGGGCGCTGCTGGAGGAATTGCAGCAGCACTTGGCCCCATTTTAGGGGGCATGCTTGTTTCAGCGATAAATTGGAATGCAGCGTTTTGGATCAACATACCCATCATCGCCGTCCTTATCGTGCTGATTATCGGTTATGTGCCCTCTCGACAACCTGATAACAATAAGCGCTTCGATCTGTGGGGACAGGTCACCTCAATCCTCGGCCTATCCGCGATCACTTATCTTGTCATCACATGGGGAGAACGTGGATGGAACTCCTTGTATATCGCCTGGCTCATCGGCGGAATAATGCTGGTCTTATGTTTCTTCATCATTGAATCAGCAACGCCCGACCCCATGCTTCCACTGGCGCTCTTTAAGGAAAGAAGATTCAGAATCGCGTTGTTCGTCGGCTTTTGCCTTAACTTCAGCTTTTTCGGACAACTCTTTATTCTGTCGCTGTATTTTCAAGATTTCCTTGGCTGGTCGCCATGGCTGGCAGGCTTGGCCTTAGCGCCGCAAGCCACCTCGGCCATCATCGCCTCGCCTCTGGGCGGACGATGTGCTGCCGCATACGGCACATACCCAGCGATGTTGGCTGGACTGCTTGTGGGCGCGGGCGGCTTTTCAAGTCTTATGTTTGTATCGCCAGAGACCCCCTATCCAGTGGTTGCAGTCCTCACATTTTGCGCGGGATTTGGCATGGCGTTCGCTATGCCAGCGGCAACCTCGGCAGCCGTCAATGCGTCGCCACCAGCACATGTCGGAGTTGCCGGTGGTGTTATTAATACCGCGCGGCAAATCGGTAGCGTTTTTGGCGTTGCGGCACTGGGGGCATTCATTACCTCGGGCAGTTTTCTTACGGGGTTCCACGTCGCTGTTCTCATCGCAGGCGGGGTCTTTGCACTGGCAGCCGCCATCGTGTTGGGTTCCATGCTGCGCCCACGCCGTCCACCACTAGACACAGCTACTTTCGGAGACGGCGTGGATTAA
- a CDS encoding ArsR/SmtB family transcription factor: MTIEPFWFDVGRTKWSLEWLLMNTRYFPEAVPDVSVLCDVLSDQSRAAMCAALMSGTAWTVGELGHYAGVSRSTATEHVNKLVKVDIAHDIRQGCHRYVTLAGSHVAEVIEALGVLSSDLLPTPQSLNAHRTTKALADARTCYSHLAGRLGVRLCTHFIEQGFIAPDWAVTTDGVNFFHSLGIDGSRQLMAKACLDCTERRFHVGGALGKHVCQQFFARQWITRVKGTRAVKLTPAGTTMLNDLNIDLD, from the coding sequence GTGACCATAGAACCGTTTTGGTTCGATGTGGGGCGAACAAAGTGGTCGCTAGAGTGGTTGTTAATGAATACGCGTTATTTTCCCGAGGCAGTTCCGGATGTTTCTGTCCTCTGCGATGTGCTATCCGACCAGTCGCGTGCAGCAATGTGCGCAGCGCTTATGAGTGGCACTGCCTGGACTGTTGGCGAACTTGGGCATTATGCAGGCGTATCGCGATCCACGGCAACGGAACACGTGAATAAGCTGGTTAAGGTCGATATTGCGCATGACATTCGGCAGGGGTGCCATCGTTATGTCACGCTTGCTGGCAGCCATGTTGCGGAAGTGATCGAGGCTCTTGGTGTATTGTCGTCAGATCTACTGCCAACACCTCAAAGCCTGAATGCACATCGAACTACTAAGGCTTTAGCGGATGCACGTACCTGCTATTCCCATCTCGCTGGAAGACTTGGGGTTCGTCTTTGCACCCATTTCATTGAGCAGGGGTTCATTGCGCCGGATTGGGCAGTCACTACTGACGGCGTGAACTTCTTCCATTCCTTGGGAATCGATGGTTCCAGACAGCTTATGGCGAAGGCCTGTCTCGACTGTACAGAGCGTCGGTTTCATGTCGGTGGTGCGCTGGGCAAGCACGTGTGTCAGCAATTCTTTGCTCGCCAGTGGATAACACGGGTAAAGGGAACTCGCGCTGTAAAGCTCACACCGGCGGGTACCACGATGCTGAACGATCTGAACATAGACCTCGATTAG